The window gcttccgcaaaataataataacaataacaacaataatagccccttcgggcgCCCCGGCTCGATAGCAATAATGGCTTGATCCgcataataatgaagatagccccttcgggcattgccgctttccggcataataatgaagatagccccccgggcattgccgcttccggcataataatgaagatagcCCCCTTcggggcattgccgcttccgcataataatgaAGAATAGCCCCCGCCCGGGCATTgccgcataataataaagatagccccttcgggcataatagtaataataaaatttcacaccccttcggagtggttttaaaaatCGTTTTAATAAAATACCGCACTCCTTccggagtggtttttgaaaatttaaataataaaatttcacactcccctcggagtggttttggaagatttaaataataaaatatcacactcccttcggagtggtttgaaaattaatttaaaaaaatcgtTCAATAGTTAGGACAATAGCCCAAAAATTTcccttcaattgtggtacaaaataaatcaagtaaaacgatAGGTgggaatccgggaatagtgggcccgccccGGGCCAATGGAGGTGGCGTACATGGGACATGCCTAGCGAACCTCATGATATCATTAATAATTGGTTTGGGAGTAGTCGGATTGGATTCGGGCAAGTGTTAGACATTTACGGCCAAACTAGTCAATTGTGACCTATTtggttcaattccattgaatgaaaacgcTCCAACTTTAGGTGTGAATCCCGGGAGATAGGATTGACCCAAAGGGTCGAAACCGAAGCGCAGACACGCCTAGATCatgccatgaaaaggaaatagaaggctttacataccttattcgcgtcttacgctcgtccgagctccactcccgtttcgtccgagaaaccgcaaatggtcacctttaccgattactattcatgagagttagcattccaataatgagttcatacttgactaccgaaatttcggcaaagcattcccctataaatatagcatccccgagattcaactcggctcgtaataacaacaaccaacccaacaacaacatcaacaacatcaatgatcgctacaaagcacatatgaacacaaatagtctttctttctatataatacatcgacttccattctaacttcatacttctcatccaatatcgacgttttcatattcattctctaattcgAGGCCATTCAAGTATGACTCAAggacatttcacattattctacaaaatatacaaaatttccatcaaaccataattcatccgaaacttccaattttcaatCATGAATTTCCATAGCACATTTTTggcttccaacttcattaacaacaatcatgatttgcatctcaatgacttcattcttatatttacataagTTACTTCAACgttgcatattttcctacaacaaccttacgtcatatttttcataacaacaagaaccattaaccttccattcacttcacaaagccataacaacacaattaacatactaaatgaaatttaattcACTTCCCTTCACACttcatggcacacggccaaacaccccctcgacacacacacacacgccatgcacacactcaCCActattccataattctcatccaattcctatcatcataacatataaatttattccataacttaaaaacatagaattcttaccttttcttgaaatttcaactttccgcaaacggagttctttctccaaaccaattatactacgtcgaagagcgccttgaacttgttaagaattcaagaaggacaagatttttggatcaaagattgaggctccaagaattttttttttctctcttctttttttttctctctagccgtttcctctcttctctttgttcttgatttctctttctttttcttgaagtttctaaggatagccatgcttatatatatatggcacatgcaaaaatttaataaactcatgggtttgggccactagttggccggccacccttccaaattgggcctaaatttcttttttttttttgagcccaattagctaggaatcttattttgcaaattcccgaaacaaatttccgagatttcaattttgcccttggccttgcTCGATATCCCCGCACACATACTTCCATAAGCTCAATTGGTAAGAGACGTCTCCTTTGGGAGAACAAAAGGCttgaggtcacgggttcgataCCCGTAGCGCTGCAGCGTGAAGATGGTTTATTGTGCGAACTGTCTGTGACCCAATGCTACAATACCCAAGTATGTCAAGCATGCATGTCATGGGGGGGACTGTCCAGGGTCATCCTAGGGTCTACTCGCGATCCAGGGTCAACTTGGCGTGGGGTCCTCACACTTGTCCTGCTTCCTCCAATGTGTCCATTCATCTCTTGCATGGTCTGATCCTTAAGTATGGTAATTGTAACTTATCATTGTTAATCAATCTCCTCCCTTGAATTCCCAACTCCTGGAAAGATTCTGAAGCCACTTCTCCATGATCTAGTGCCAAATTAGCCAGGTGATCTGCTAGCATATTACCCTCTCTCATTATATGTATCACCCTAACTGTTTTATTATTCATTAATCTCCAGATTTCCTCCACCATTTCAATTATCTGCCAGGGAAGTTCCCAAACTGTGAGAATGATATTCTTTAATAAAAGAGAGTCTGTTTCGATTATAATCTGTTGATACTGCCTTTCCTTCATATATCTCAGAGCTTGTACTATAGCCATAGCTTCTGCCTGAGTATTAGTACAAGTTGGTTCTTCCATCACCTTTGCCTTAGTAGCTATCAAGTCTCCGATCTCATTTCTCACACACAAAATCCCCATGATCCTCTTTCCGGGATTTCCTCTGAACGTCCCATCGGTATTGCATTTCCCAACCGGTATCGGGGGCTTCAGAGAACTCTAATCACCTTAGTTCTTGGGGCATAAGATTGCAAAGTGCACCGGTGTATTCCGTTGTGGTGCCTGTGTTTGAAATTGCTTTTTCTTACCTTCATCAACATTATAATATTGTGCATAACTTGATATATCAACTTTACCTTGGACATTTTCCCTCCATGTCTTATGGCATTTCTCCTCTTCAATAGTTCCCACACAATAATAGCTGGAACAACCTGAAAGATGTACTTCACATGATGATTAACATGAGTGTCCCACCATAAGTTAAAAAGCTGACTTAGATGTAGGTTTTGAATATTGATGCCCATAGGTCTGCAGAAGTACTTCCAGGTGTATTGTGCTACTGGTGAATGAAGAAACACATGAGATATGGTTTCTATTTCTGGTTCCTCACAACAATAACACCTAGAAGGAAATTGAAAGCCCCATCTCTTCACTACATCATCCAGTGGTACCTTTGCTCCCCATAATCTCCACAAGAAGAATGAGATTTTGATAGGCAAACCTTTTACCCACATCTTCTTGTATAGTATATTAGGCTCCACCctttgtataattaaattaaaagttgCCCCAACAGTGAATTTGCCTCTAGAATCAGGTTTCCAGTGAGGTTTGTCCAGTTCCTCCTCTTGACCAGGTGGCTGCAGTTTCTGGATAATATGATCAACTAGATTCTCTGGTAGCAACTCCCTTATCATGTCTTCTTCCCATCTTCCTTCAGTCACCACTTCTTTAATTAGTACCATAGTATTGTCCCTTCTGAAGTTTGCAGGAATAAGTTTGTATAGTGCTCCCCGTCCTGTCTAGTTATCAAGCCAAAAGTAAGAATTTCCTTGCTTAGTTTGCCACCAGATTTCTGATTCTATCTCATCTCTACATTGcaacattttcttccatatGTATGTTCCTCTCTTCCAGTGGACAGTGACTGCATGATCTTTTTTTAGATACTTATTACTCATGTACATCCTCCACAATGATTGTTTGGTTctgaaattccaccataactttGAAAAGAGTGCCTTGGAAACATCTTGTAAGCTTCTAAAACCCAACCCCCCTTCCTCTTGAGGATGACACAAAGTAGTCTAGGAAACCCAATGCTTGCTAGAATTCCCAACTGAATTACTCCAAAAAAATTTAGCAAACATTCTATGGATTTGTGCCAATACCCCTGAGGGAGGATCACAAGCTGATAGCAAATGAATAGGCATACTCTGTAGTACATGCTTTATAAGTGTAACCCTTCCTCCAATCGATAACAATTTTCTATCCAAGATTTAAGCCTATTAAAGATCTTATCAGTAATTTCCGGGTAATGTGCTATCATTCTTCCTGCATAATATGTTGGTACTCCCAAGTAGGTGAAAGGAAACTCCTTTATAGGAATTTTGGTAGTGTTACATACCAAGCTTTCCACCTCTTGTGTAACATTATGATGGAGAAATGCTGCACTTTTTCCTTTATTGATCTACTGCCCACTCACTTTCTCATATCTTTGCTAAAGTTTCCATTACCACTTGTAGAGATTGTTCCTCAGCAGAAGTAAAGATGATGGTGTCATCTGCATATGCCAGGTGATTTATATAGGGGCTCCACTTAGGCATTCCAAATCCCGAAAACCTTGAGTTATAGTGCAACGCATTCAGCGCCCTAGATAAACATTTCGAAGCAAGTATGAATAAAGTAGGAGATAGAGGGTCTCCCTTCTTAACACCCGTTGTTGATTTGAAGAAGCCACAAGGCTGACCATTAATAAGAATCGAATACCAATTGTTGGAGATGATTCTATGGACCATGTCTATTAGAAATTCTCCAAAACCCATTTTCCTCAGCACTTTAGTTAAGAACAGCCATGATACTCTATCATATGCTTTTGTCATATCCAACTTGATAACAACATTAGCAGGCCTACCTCTTAACCTCATATCATGTACAATCTCCTGGACAAGCAAGATATTTTCTACAATACTTCTTCCCTTCACAAATCCTGCCTGTTGGGGGGAAATTAAGCTAGGCAGTATATGAACTAGCCTCTCATGAATGATTCTGGAGAATATTTTACTTGTAAAATTACTAAGACTGATAGGTCTCAGATCTGAGAAAGAACCAATCTCCTTCTTTTTGAAATAAGCACCAGATTTGTACATGTGATGTATCTAGAAAGTTCATGGTCACAAAAGAAAGATCTCACCATCTGCACCCCATCCTTTGCAATTATGCTCCAGCAAGATTGGAAGAATTTTCCCGTGTATCCATCAGGGCCACCTGCACTATTTGAATTTAGCCCAAACACTGCTTTCTTCACTTCCTCCTCCTCTGGTAGTTCATTAATTTGTGCATTCTGCTCAGCTGTTATGAGGTGGGGTATGTGATCCAATAACTCAAAATTTGTAGGTATCTGCTCCTCAAAAAATTGATCAGAATAGAATCTAATAGCTTCTTGAGTTATCTCCTCTTCCTGCTCCAGCCACACTcttttgattttgaattttcttgatttgtaacCTCTTCCTTTTCCCATTCACATGCGCATGAAAGAATTTTGTATTTCTGTCTCCGTCTTTAAACCATTGTAACCCTGCCTTCTGTTTCCAGAACTTTTCCTCCACTGCATAAACCCTGATAAGATCTGCTTGTACTTTTTGCAACCTCTCTCTATTCACCTTTGTAGGATGCTGTTCAAATTCTGCGTCATGGACTTTAATCACTTCTTCCAATGTGGCCACCTGTTTAAAGATATCTCCAAATGTTTCTTTGCTCCATTTAGTCAATTCTTTACTCacctttttcattttgttatgGATGTTGAAAAAAGGATCAGCTCCATAAAGCCCCTCCTAATTTTCCGTTATGGCCAAAAATTTGTCTTCCTCGATCGAGAAGTTAAGAAACTCCGAATGGTTTCTTAATAATTCTAGTGTCAGTTCTGTGGGATAGCTTTAATGGAGAATGGTCAGACCCTTATTTGATTAAGTGCTCCACTTCAAAATTGGGGAATGAATTATCAAAGGCCTGATTTCTAAGACATCTAtccaatcttttaaaaatacatgcTTCATCAGATCTTCCATTCCACGAAGTATAAGTGCTTCCTGAAAATCCAAGATCCTCTAACTGGCAGATGCTCAAGCAATGTGCAAAGTCTTCTACTTCTAGATAATTAACAGGCAACCCACCAAATTTCTCTGTAGCATCTAGGATGACATTAAAATCTCCCCCAACCATCCATGGTGTCACCATGTTTGTTGATAGATCATATAAGTCATCCCACAAATTGATCCTATTAGCCCTTTCAGTGCTTGCATAAACCAGTGTAATATTGAACACTCTGCCAGATTCCAAGTTAGTCAGTGTAATGGATAATAATTGTGTAGTATCTTTTGTAACCTCCGCCTGAAAATCCTCATGTACAAAGGCCCATATTTTTCCATTAATGTTATGCTATACAGTTCCCATTCAATTCCATAATTTATACATGTCaatatgttgtgaatgttgaaAAGGTTCCATTAGTGCAATATAGTTGAATTGATTTTGTCTATGCATCAAAAACCACTCTCTCTTGTTAGTGTTTACGGACCTAATATTCCAAATGAGTGTGCTACTCATTGAGAGTTTCCTTTGGCATAAGCTTTCCTTGTTAGCACACCACCTATTGCCTTAGGTGGTACACTTTTTCCTCTATTTTGTGTTGCTTGTCTCTTTGCTTTTGCTGTTTGTCTAGGAGAGACATTTCCCATATCTTGTTTTGCCAGTGTGAATGATTCACTGCTTTTTCAACTTCATCATCATCCCCTATGTCATCCACTCTGCCTGGTTCTGCTGATTGTTCCTCAGGTGCATTGGTGGATATTGAGTTTGCAACCTCTCTTTCATTATCCTTAATTTTACCTTTCTGTTGACGATTACTGCCTGTTGCCctatctttgttttctcctttgTTAGTACTTTGAATCTTTTCAATATGTTGTTCTCTGTTTGAGTTCCTACTAATCCGCCACCTTCCATCTCATAAGTCTCATCCATTATGCCTATCCCATCGGGGAGGTTTCTCGGGAATAGCATTGAGTTGCTTTCGCACTTCCCTATTCTTTGTTATCTCGCTTGTTGAGTTGAAGATAACTTGTCACCGTTTTGTACCTTAATTAGCTCCTTTATCGGTGATTTTGTTCTCAACAT is drawn from Lycium ferocissimum isolate CSIRO_LF1 unplaced genomic scaffold, AGI_CSIRO_Lferr_CH_V1 ctg13101, whole genome shotgun sequence and contains these coding sequences:
- the LOC132042067 gene encoding uncharacterized protein LOC132042067, which produces MKKVSKELTKWSKETFGDIFKQVATLEEVIKVHDAEFEQHPTKVNRERLQKVQADLIRVYAVEEKFWKQKAGLQWFKDGDRNTKFFHAHIPTNFELLDHIPHLITAEQNAQINELPEEEEVKKAVFGLNSNSAGGPDGYTGKFFQSCWSIIAKDGVQMAGFVKGRSIVENILLVQEIVHDMRLRGRPANVVIKLDMTKAYDRVSWLFLTKVLRKMGFGEFLIDMVHRIISNNWYSILINGQPCGFFKSTTGVKKGDPLSPTLFILASKCLSRALNALHYNSRFSGFGMPKWSPYINHLAYADDTIIFTSAEEQSLQVVMETLAKI
- the LOC132042068 gene encoding uncharacterized protein LOC132042068 encodes the protein MGILCVRNEIGDLIATKAKVMEEPTCTNTQAEAMAIVQALRYMKERQYQQIIIETDSLLLKNIILTVWELPWQIIEMVEEIWRLMNNKTVRVIHIMREGNMLADHLANLALDHGEVASESFQELGIQGRRLINNDKLQLPYLRIRPCKR